A genomic segment from Oncorhynchus keta strain PuntledgeMale-10-30-2019 unplaced genomic scaffold, Oket_V2 Un_scaffold_621_pilon_pilon, whole genome shotgun sequence encodes:
- the LOC127929247 gene encoding sorting nexin-30-like isoform X2: protein MGESVKYVTGGYKLRGRPVEFSAMGDYLDMFTQKLGTIDRIAQRIIKEQTEYQVELREYGPVYTTWALSEAELQGPLEGVASCMANCSSALDELTQDMSEDFLPVLREYVLYIESMKIVLKKRDNIQAEYEAKLEAAAFRKEERASCTVPTDVEKCHDRVECCNADLKSDWDRWQNNKRQDFRQLLTGMADHNIQYYEKCLAAWESVIPVLRDKQPQETETEED, encoded by the exons ATGGGGGAGTCGGTGAAGTACGTGACAGGAGGGTACAAGCTGAGGGGCCGACCCGTGGAGTTTTCTGCTATGGGAGACTACCTGGATATGTTCACACAGAAGCTGGGTACTATCGACAGGATAGCACAGAGAATCATCAAAGAACAGACAG AGTACCAGGTAGAGCTGCGTGAGTACGGTCCTGTCTACACTACCTGGGCGTTGTCGGAGGCGGAGCTACAGGGGCCTCTGGAGGGCGTGGCCAGCTGCATGGCTAACTGCTCCAGCGCCCTCGATGAACTCACCCAGGACATGAGCGAAGACTTCCTGCCTGTGCTCCGAGAATACGTCCTCTATATCGAGTCCATGAAG ATTGTACTGAAGAAGAGGGATAACATCCAGGCTGAATACGAGGCTAAACTGGAAGCTGCTGCCTTCCGGAAAGAGGAAAGAGCATCATGCACA GTGCCTACAGACGTGGAGAAGTGCCATGACAGAGTGGAGTGTTGCAATGCTGACCTGAAGTCAGACTGGGACCGCTGGCAGAACAACAAGAGACAAGACTTCAGACAGTTACTCACTGGCATGGCAGACCACAACATCCAGTACTATGAGAAG tgCCTTGCAGCTTGGGAGTCTGTCATTCCAGTATTACGGGACAAGCAGCCacaggagacagaaacagaggaagaCTGA
- the LOC127929247 gene encoding sorting nexin-30-like isoform X1 produces MGESVKYVTGGYKLRGRPVEFSAMGDYLDMFTQKLGTIDRIAQRIIKEQTEYQVELREYGPVYTTWALSEAELQGPLEGVASCMANCSSALDELTQDMSEDFLPVLREYVLYIESMKIVLKKRDNIQAEYEAKLEAAAFRKEERASCTQVPTDVEKCHDRVECCNADLKSDWDRWQNNKRQDFRQLLTGMADHNIQYYEKCLAAWESVIPVLRDKQPQETETEED; encoded by the exons ATGGGGGAGTCGGTGAAGTACGTGACAGGAGGGTACAAGCTGAGGGGCCGACCCGTGGAGTTTTCTGCTATGGGAGACTACCTGGATATGTTCACACAGAAGCTGGGTACTATCGACAGGATAGCACAGAGAATCATCAAAGAACAGACAG AGTACCAGGTAGAGCTGCGTGAGTACGGTCCTGTCTACACTACCTGGGCGTTGTCGGAGGCGGAGCTACAGGGGCCTCTGGAGGGCGTGGCCAGCTGCATGGCTAACTGCTCCAGCGCCCTCGATGAACTCACCCAGGACATGAGCGAAGACTTCCTGCCTGTGCTCCGAGAATACGTCCTCTATATCGAGTCCATGAAG ATTGTACTGAAGAAGAGGGATAACATCCAGGCTGAATACGAGGCTAAACTGGAAGCTGCTGCCTTCCGGAAAGAGGAAAGAGCATCATGCACA CAGGTGCCTACAGACGTGGAGAAGTGCCATGACAGAGTGGAGTGTTGCAATGCTGACCTGAAGTCAGACTGGGACCGCTGGCAGAACAACAAGAGACAAGACTTCAGACAGTTACTCACTGGCATGGCAGACCACAACATCCAGTACTATGAGAAG tgCCTTGCAGCTTGGGAGTCTGTCATTCCAGTATTACGGGACAAGCAGCCacaggagacagaaacagaggaagaCTGA